A region of Mammaliicoccus sp. Dog046 DNA encodes the following proteins:
- a CDS encoding DHA2 family efflux MFS transporter permease subunit, whose translation MKAEVQVKHPKTMALILMLGAFIGLFGETALNMGLTNVMQDFSISAPTAQWLTTGYLLVLAILVPISAYLTRWFTTRQLVLGGFMISIIGTFFAAISPVFAVLLLGRVIQAIGTGIILPVMMTVMLNIFPVNKRGVVMGIMGLVITLAPAVGPTLSGVIITTLNWHFIFWFSAIFYVGLTVIAFIKISNVSEITKPKIDFTSIILSTIGFSGLIYALSTMAEVSISSPIVWLPLVIAIISLTLFCVRQTKMSEPMLNLTVFKHPMFTLGVLMIFFLMLVILSTAILLPIYLKGSLLLTAALAGLVLLPGNAINFILSPVVGSLFDKYGARYFGIAGYLLLLVASIGFSISITATTPVWLIISLFIVLFLGSTMIMMPAQTNGLNQLPPHLYADGSAAMNTLMQVAGSAGTALAITLYTVGQQQVTGHSSHLDGGEIIAHGVQFVFYFITGVAALGFITSLFVKKA comes from the coding sequence ATGAAAGCAGAAGTACAAGTAAAGCACCCAAAAACAATGGCCCTCATTTTAATGTTAGGCGCTTTTATCGGTTTATTTGGCGAAACCGCACTCAACATGGGCTTAACAAACGTCATGCAAGATTTCAGTATTAGCGCACCTACCGCACAATGGTTAACAACAGGCTACTTATTAGTCCTCGCTATCCTCGTACCAATTTCAGCTTACTTAACACGTTGGTTTACAACGAGACAACTCGTATTAGGCGGATTTATGATTTCTATAATAGGAACATTTTTTGCTGCAATATCACCTGTATTTGCGGTATTGTTGCTCGGACGTGTCATTCAAGCAATTGGAACAGGCATTATTTTACCCGTAATGATGACCGTTATGCTCAACATATTCCCTGTTAATAAACGTGGCGTTGTCATGGGTATTATGGGATTAGTCATTACTTTAGCACCAGCAGTCGGCCCGACATTGTCAGGTGTCATTATTACAACATTAAACTGGCATTTCATCTTCTGGTTTAGTGCCATCTTTTATGTAGGATTAACAGTTATTGCTTTTATTAAGATAAGTAATGTATCAGAAATCACTAAGCCAAAAATAGATTTCACATCTATCATTTTATCAACAATTGGTTTTTCCGGATTAATTTATGCGTTAAGTACAATGGCTGAAGTTTCAATCAGTTCACCTATTGTATGGTTGCCACTAGTAATCGCGATCATCTCATTAACATTATTCTGTGTTAGACAAACAAAAATGTCAGAACCAATGTTGAATCTGACTGTATTTAAACACCCTATGTTCACATTAGGTGTACTCATGATTTTCTTCTTAATGCTCGTTATATTATCGACAGCTATTTTACTACCCATTTATTTAAAAGGCAGTTTATTATTAACAGCAGCACTGGCTGGTCTCGTACTATTACCAGGTAATGCTATCAACTTTATATTGTCTCCAGTTGTTGGTAGTTTATTTGATAAATATGGTGCAAGATATTTTGGAATCGCTGGCTATTTATTATTACTTGTAGCAAGTATTGGATTCTCAATATCCATTACAGCCACAACACCAGTTTGGTTAATCATTAGTTTATTCATCGTACTATTTTTAGGTTCTACGATGATAATGATGCCAGCACAAACTAATGGATTAAATCAGCTACCACCTCATTTATATGCAGATGGATCAGCAGCAATGAATACGTTAATGCAAGTAGCAGGATCAGCTGGTACAGCATTAGCTATTACACTTTATACAGTAGGTCAACAACAAGTCACTGGTCATTCTAGTCATTTAGACGGCGGAGAAATAATCGCTCACGGTGTACAATTTGTCTTTTACTTTATAACAGGTGTCGCAGCATTAGGATTCATCACATCATTATTTGTGAAAAAAGCATAA